A window of Fictibacillus halophilus contains these coding sequences:
- a CDS encoding phosphotransferase family protein, which translates to MEHNQIIGEGSTAQVMIFSPTEVVKLFHDHISDDLVEHEYTINKIILRSGLPVPEVRWSKPISGKRALIYRRVEGTTLTSLLSSQPKKTLHHLKRMAALQVSVHDKKLSTLPSQFGVLKQKIMSVKELNENDKKRIIKELEELPLGKCICHGDFHPDNILITKDETVIIDWCDATSGNPMADLARTLLILRYGGLKDRTSFLNFITILYVRKFLAMYYRKSYTRHYQFSSKALNRWMIPIAAARLSENLPDIEKKLLLSFISKKSKGS; encoded by the coding sequence TTGGAGCACAATCAAATAATTGGTGAAGGAAGTACTGCACAGGTCATGATTTTTTCTCCAACTGAAGTTGTAAAGCTATTTCATGATCACATATCTGATGATTTGGTAGAACATGAATATACGATTAATAAAATCATTCTCCGATCAGGTCTTCCGGTTCCCGAAGTAAGATGGAGTAAACCGATTTCTGGGAAAAGAGCCTTGATATATAGAAGGGTCGAGGGAACCACGCTAACGAGCCTATTAAGTTCTCAACCTAAAAAAACACTTCATCATTTAAAAAGGATGGCTGCTCTTCAAGTAAGTGTTCACGATAAGAAATTATCTACTCTTCCCTCTCAATTTGGAGTTTTAAAACAAAAGATTATGTCAGTAAAAGAATTGAATGAGAACGACAAGAAAAGAATTATCAAAGAATTAGAAGAACTCCCCCTTGGTAAATGTATATGTCATGGTGATTTTCATCCTGATAATATCTTAATTACAAAAGACGAAACTGTAATTATAGATTGGTGTGATGCTACAAGTGGCAATCCTATGGCAGACTTAGCTCGTACCCTCCTCATCTTGCGTTACGGCGGGTTAAAAGACCGCACATCTTTTCTAAATTTTATAACTATTTTATATGTCCGAAAATTTTTAGCTATGTATTATAGAAAAAGTTATACTAGACATTACCAGTTCTCTTCTAAAGCTTTAAATCGCTGGATGATTCCGATAGCTGCAGCTCGTTTAAGTGAAAACCTTCCTGACATCGAAAAAAAGTTATTGTTATCATTTATCAGCAAAAAAAGTAAAGGATCTTAG
- a CDS encoding nucleotidyltransferase family protein, translated as MKKVNQHQYIIDMIKNDEWMMRVLRAAKTLDLPDWWICAGFVRSKVWDTLHGFQERTRLADIDVVYFNPEDLKKVSEKKYEEMLLGLIPNLPWSVKNEARMHLVNDDFEPYTSTVDAISKFPETVTALGVRLNEQGEVILAAPCGIEDVLSMEVRPTDSYRRTEDRRNKYKERVKKKNWEAVWYKVRVVE; from the coding sequence ATGAAAAAGGTGAATCAACATCAATATATAATAGACATGATTAAAAATGATGAATGGATGATGCGTGTTTTACGTGCTGCCAAAACATTAGATTTACCGGATTGGTGGATATGTGCAGGGTTTGTTCGATCTAAAGTTTGGGATACCCTTCATGGCTTTCAAGAAAGAACAAGACTGGCTGATATCGATGTTGTTTATTTCAATCCTGAAGACCTCAAAAAAGTGAGTGAAAAAAAGTATGAGGAAATGCTTTTAGGACTCATCCCAAATTTGCCGTGGTCTGTAAAAAATGAAGCGAGAATGCATCTCGTCAACGATGATTTTGAACCGTACACTTCAACGGTAGATGCGATCTCTAAATTTCCTGAAACGGTAACTGCTCTTGGTGTTAGGCTTAATGAACAAGGCGAAGTCATTCTTGCTGCTCCATGCGGAATAGAAGATGTACTAAGCATGGAGGTAAGACCAACGGATAGTTACAGAAGAACTGAAGACAGAAGAAACAAGTATAAAGAGCGCGTAAAGAAAAAGAATTGGGAAGCCGTTTGGTACAAAGTTAGAGTGGTTGAATAA
- a CDS encoding VOC family protein, which produces MIYEMTFQVRVSNMVDGQKYYETLLNRPPDFTPHDGFAEWELLPNCWLQVAEGDPSIGNGPLRLGVVDLDAERKRLIDVLHVEDFEIFERVEVPVRWATFSDPWGNSLGLFEYKDAEAMNEKLRQVVRR; this is translated from the coding sequence ATGATATATGAAATGACATTTCAAGTTCGTGTATCGAACATGGTTGATGGTCAAAAATATTATGAAACTCTATTGAACCGACCACCTGACTTCACTCCACATGATGGGTTTGCCGAATGGGAGCTGCTTCCTAACTGTTGGCTGCAAGTTGCAGAGGGAGACCCATCTATTGGTAACGGACCTCTTCGCCTAGGTGTTGTCGATCTTGATGCTGAGAGAAAACGATTGATCGACGTTTTACATGTGGAAGACTTTGAAATTTTTGAACGTGTCGAAGTTCCTGTTAGATGGGCTACTTTTTCCGATCCTTGGGGAAACTCCTTAGGATTGTTTGAATACAAAGATGCAGAAGCCATGAACGAAAAGCTTCGACAGGTAGTTAGGAGATAG
- a CDS encoding MDR family MFS transporter has translation METTQKPLNTKLILAGLIIGMFFSALEQTIVGTAMPTIIADLNGFSIFAWVTTAYLITSTTVVPIVGKLSDLYGRRKLYLLGNFIFILGSALCGTANSMEELIIYRGLQGIGGGMIMPLSQTIIGDIFTAEQRAKWQGVFGAIYGLSSVIGPFIGGLMVDHISWHWIFLINVPFGIISTAMIVIGMKNESIRAATGKVNIDYFGIFTLIPAVVLLLLGLTFGGDKFEWQSTTSYLLFGGVIVLLALFITIEKRAVEPILNLSLFKNRVFATTNILGFLLGLGMFGAIMFVPMYMQGILGVSPTKAGSTMTPMMIALITASIIGGRLLLKLKFRTVLTSGMVITAIGFLLMSTMDVDSNEFTAYAYMVILGFGMGLVMPTLMIAVQNEFPKSQLGEVTSASTFFRSIGGTIGITILNAVMNHSLTDKISEAASSASNPVLGKALEEIGKKTDAMFGILINPDLLPLPADLKRPVIETIKDVWSTSFSSVFLTGLIFIGIGIFIALSVGNSRIKKEPIEQNTDREEIASNQAVTE, from the coding sequence ATGGAGACAACTCAAAAGCCGTTAAACACAAAATTGATATTAGCTGGTTTGATCATTGGTATGTTTTTTAGTGCTTTGGAACAAACGATTGTTGGTACAGCTATGCCAACGATTATTGCTGATCTTAACGGGTTTTCTATCTTTGCTTGGGTCACCACTGCCTATTTGATCACATCAACAACGGTTGTTCCAATCGTAGGTAAACTTTCTGACCTTTATGGACGCAGAAAGCTATATTTATTAGGAAACTTTATTTTTATACTAGGTTCAGCACTATGTGGAACAGCAAATTCTATGGAAGAACTCATCATTTATCGTGGGTTACAGGGAATCGGCGGCGGAATGATCATGCCACTTTCCCAAACAATCATCGGTGATATCTTTACAGCTGAACAACGTGCAAAATGGCAAGGTGTATTTGGTGCGATCTATGGATTAAGTTCTGTGATCGGTCCTTTTATTGGTGGACTTATGGTTGATCATATCAGCTGGCACTGGATTTTCTTGATCAATGTACCTTTTGGTATCATTTCAACAGCTATGATCGTGATCGGAATGAAGAATGAATCGATCAGGGCAGCGACAGGTAAAGTAAATATCGATTACTTCGGTATTTTCACTCTGATTCCAGCCGTTGTATTACTTTTATTAGGACTTACATTTGGTGGAGATAAATTTGAATGGCAGTCTACAACAAGTTATTTGTTGTTTGGTGGAGTAATTGTTCTATTAGCGTTATTTATTACGATTGAAAAACGTGCTGTAGAACCTATTTTGAATCTGTCGCTCTTTAAGAATAGGGTATTTGCAACGACAAACATTTTAGGATTTTTGCTTGGTTTAGGTATGTTTGGAGCGATCATGTTCGTTCCGATGTACATGCAAGGAATATTAGGGGTGAGTCCGACAAAAGCAGGTTCGACGATGACTCCTATGATGATCGCGCTCATTACAGCAAGCATTATTGGTGGTCGTTTGTTATTGAAGCTAAAATTTAGAACAGTATTAACATCTGGCATGGTGATTACAGCTATTGGTTTCTTGTTAATGAGTACGATGGATGTTGATTCTAATGAATTTACGGCATACGCTTATATGGTGATTCTAGGATTTGGTATGGGTCTTGTTATGCCTACTCTCATGATTGCTGTACAAAATGAGTTCCCAAAATCACAGCTCGGAGAAGTAACATCTGCTTCTACTTTCTTTCGTTCGATCGGAGGAACCATTGGAATAACGATCTTAAATGCGGTCATGAACCATTCACTTACAGATAAGATTAGTGAAGCAGCAAGTAGCGCTTCAAACCCCGTTCTTGGAAAAGCGCTTGAAGAGATCGGGAAGAAGACAGATGCGATGTTTGGGATCTTAATCAATCCAGATTTGTTACCACTTCCCGCCGATTTAAAAAGACCTGTCATTGAAACGATAAAAGACGTATGGTCAACTTCTTTCTCAAGCGTATTCTTAACAGGACTTATCTTTATTGGAATTGGCATATTTATTGCTTTATCGGTAGGGAATAGTCGTATTAAGAAAGAACCCATCGAGCAAAACACAGATCGTGAGGAAATTGCATCAAACCAGGCAGTTACAGAATAA
- a CDS encoding GH36-type glycosyl hydrolase domain-containing protein, which yields MTTLTKGNITIKAGDFAFTFLSTGDIYKASHHDTMINQWMSNPIDGSLNNLYLRVFNNEGMQVIPLLGSKSNSTVYYHENQVYWRGTFQDISYVVTFSLKENGIWFWDVELQGKAEKADIIYGQDVGLAHIGAVRTNEAFIAQYVDHGVFEDEKLGYVICSRQNQPNGKAFPYLQQGSLTKSTGYITDGFQFFGTSYKETDIPQALYEEDLANEVYQYEFAYIALQSERFELDGKHHINFYGCFKEDHQEAVTSIDFKDEIEAAWNEVQAQSQVDTTILEKINRNKQFDGTLKTVDLHMEEVEALFPERILEEYEGDTLLSFFTPTYEHIVLKEKERIVERPHGHILVTGDNVSLKEDTITTTSYMYGIFNSQLVVGNTSFHKMMTNARNALNVMKTSGQRIYVELDGKLKLLTMPSLFEMGFNYTRWFYKTEDETFIITNYTTVDTPEVELHVKALSGRSYRFVVTNQVSLNNQEYEVPFKMENEEDGVLSFFADAASDSGKTYENLSYRMKITGAEWSVTDETIFGENVDRGSASLVVCDLEPTNEWGISHQGLIDGKKIPFTNKTIETEIERYRTFIQNTNRGFRLTKDGVEIHELQKMNALAHWYTHNMLIHYSVPHGLEQYGGAAWGTRDVCQGPAEYFLATQHYGAVKDILLTVYSHQFEETGNWPQWFMFDQYFKIQQDDSHGDIIVWPLKLVTDYLAATNDFDILGEEVPYTSNRDFNFTEKKETLLQHIQKQIGYMRENFLHDTHLSSYGDGDWDDTLQPANPQLKKYMVSSWTVALTYQVMTQFSQQLQHVDEEEAAKLSELAKNIQADYQEHMLGTDVIPGFVYMEDPKSPKLMLHPSDNTTGINYRLLPMTRSMIAELLTPEQAEQHLDLIMDKFYCPDGVRLMDKPAHYKGGVSTHFKRAEQASNFGREIGLQYVHAHIRFVEAMAKLGKKEEVWSGLEKINPVMIQEKVPNAERRQSNAYFSSSDGDFKTRYEAQERFGELKDGKAKVKGGWRIYSSGPGIYMNQLISNCLGIRPQGENLIIDPILTEEMNGLELQYMIDGKPVKMVFRDRGGESNRLIVNGQKMESSTYQNIYRDGGVCVNRSEFVNKLSADVNTVEIYS from the coding sequence ATGACGACATTAACGAAAGGGAACATCACGATTAAAGCTGGTGATTTTGCATTTACGTTCTTAAGTACGGGTGATATCTACAAAGCTTCCCACCATGATACGATGATCAATCAATGGATGAGTAATCCGATCGATGGATCATTAAACAATCTGTATTTACGCGTCTTTAACAACGAGGGTATGCAGGTTATCCCTCTTCTAGGTAGTAAATCCAACAGCACAGTTTATTACCATGAAAATCAAGTTTATTGGAGGGGCACATTTCAAGACATTTCTTATGTAGTTACTTTTTCATTAAAAGAGAACGGTATCTGGTTTTGGGATGTAGAGCTCCAAGGGAAGGCAGAGAAAGCTGATATTATTTATGGCCAAGACGTTGGGCTTGCTCATATAGGTGCTGTTCGAACAAATGAAGCATTCATTGCTCAGTATGTAGACCATGGCGTATTTGAAGATGAGAAGCTAGGTTACGTCATATGTTCTCGCCAAAACCAGCCGAATGGAAAAGCGTTTCCTTACCTACAACAAGGATCGTTAACGAAATCTACCGGCTATATAACGGATGGTTTTCAGTTCTTTGGTACTTCTTATAAAGAAACAGATATTCCACAAGCTCTTTATGAGGAAGACCTAGCAAATGAAGTATATCAATATGAATTTGCTTATATAGCTCTTCAATCAGAACGATTTGAACTTGATGGCAAACATCACATAAACTTTTATGGCTGCTTTAAAGAAGATCATCAGGAAGCTGTTACGTCCATTGATTTTAAGGATGAGATTGAAGCAGCTTGGAATGAAGTACAAGCTCAATCACAAGTAGATACGACTATACTTGAAAAGATCAACCGTAATAAACAGTTTGACGGGACATTAAAAACAGTGGATCTTCATATGGAAGAAGTGGAAGCTCTTTTTCCAGAACGAATTTTAGAAGAATATGAGGGAGATACTCTTCTATCCTTTTTTACTCCCACCTATGAACATATTGTCTTAAAAGAGAAAGAAAGAATCGTAGAACGACCTCATGGACATATTCTCGTAACGGGAGATAACGTGTCTTTAAAAGAAGATACGATTACGACAACTTCCTATATGTATGGAATCTTTAATTCTCAGTTAGTAGTAGGAAACACTTCTTTTCATAAGATGATGACAAATGCCCGTAATGCGTTGAATGTTATGAAAACATCTGGTCAACGAATCTATGTTGAGTTGGATGGAAAGCTCAAATTATTAACGATGCCTTCTTTGTTTGAGATGGGCTTTAACTATACGCGCTGGTTCTATAAAACGGAAGATGAGACATTCATCATCACAAACTACACAACTGTCGATACACCGGAAGTTGAGCTGCATGTTAAAGCTCTGAGCGGTAGGTCATACCGATTCGTTGTGACGAACCAAGTATCCTTGAACAATCAAGAATATGAAGTGCCATTTAAGATGGAAAATGAAGAAGATGGGGTTCTTTCGTTCTTCGCGGATGCCGCTTCAGACAGTGGAAAAACGTATGAAAATTTAAGTTATCGAATGAAGATTACGGGAGCCGAGTGGAGCGTAACAGACGAGACAATCTTCGGAGAAAACGTGGATAGAGGATCTGCTTCCCTCGTGGTTTGTGATCTAGAACCAACGAATGAGTGGGGAATCTCTCATCAAGGTCTAATCGACGGAAAGAAGATTCCATTCACAAATAAGACGATTGAAACGGAGATCGAGCGTTACCGTACATTTATCCAAAACACGAACCGTGGATTCCGTTTGACTAAGGATGGAGTTGAGATACACGAGCTTCAGAAGATGAACGCCTTAGCTCATTGGTATACCCACAACATGCTTATACACTATTCTGTTCCACATGGTCTAGAGCAATATGGTGGTGCAGCTTGGGGAACTCGTGATGTTTGCCAAGGGCCTGCTGAATACTTCTTAGCAACTCAGCATTATGGTGCAGTAAAAGACATCCTGCTTACTGTATATTCTCATCAGTTTGAAGAAACAGGGAACTGGCCACAATGGTTCATGTTTGATCAATACTTCAAAATCCAGCAAGATGATTCACATGGCGATATCATCGTATGGCCACTGAAATTAGTGACGGATTACCTAGCAGCTACGAATGATTTTGATATTTTAGGTGAGGAAGTTCCTTACACGTCTAACCGGGATTTTAACTTTACTGAGAAAAAAGAAACATTATTACAGCATATTCAAAAACAGATCGGTTACATGAGAGAGAACTTTTTGCATGATACACACCTTTCCTCATATGGAGACGGTGATTGGGATGATACGCTTCAACCTGCAAATCCACAGCTTAAAAAATACATGGTAAGTTCATGGACGGTTGCATTAACCTATCAAGTTATGACTCAGTTCTCTCAACAATTACAGCATGTGGACGAAGAAGAAGCTGCAAAACTGAGCGAGCTCGCTAAAAATATTCAGGCAGACTATCAAGAACATATGTTAGGCACAGATGTTATTCCTGGATTTGTATATATGGAGGATCCAAAATCACCAAAACTAATGCTTCATCCTAGTGATAACACGACAGGTATCAACTATCGTTTATTACCGATGACGCGGAGTATGATTGCAGAATTGTTAACACCTGAACAAGCGGAACAGCACCTTGATCTGATCATGGATAAGTTTTATTGCCCAGATGGAGTAAGATTGATGGACAAACCTGCTCATTACAAAGGCGGTGTGAGTACGCATTTCAAACGTGCTGAACAAGCATCAAACTTTGGACGTGAAATCGGACTTCAATATGTTCATGCTCATATTCGTTTTGTTGAAGCGATGGCGAAGCTAGGTAAAAAAGAAGAAGTGTGGAGCGGATTAGAGAAGATCAATCCTGTTATGATTCAAGAAAAAGTTCCAAATGCAGAGCGACGTCAGAGTAATGCTTATTTCTCAAGTTCTGATGGTGATTTTAAAACTCGCTATGAAGCACAAGAACGATTTGGTGAACTAAAAGATGGAAAAGCCAAAGTTAAAGGTGGATGGAGAATCTATTCTTCTGGACCTGGAATCTACATGAACCAGTTAATCTCAAATTGTTTAGGTATTCGCCCACAAGGGGAGAACTTAATCATTGATCCAATATTAACAGAAGAAATGAATGGCCTTGAATTGCAGTATATGATCGATGGAAAACCTGTCAAAATGGTATTCCGAGACCGCGGTGGGGAAAGTAATCGACTCATCGTTAATGGTCAAAAAATGGAGAGCAGCACGTATCAGAACATCTACCGAGATGGAGGCGTATGTGTGAATCGCTCTGAATTTGTAAATAAATTGTCAGCAGACGTAAATACTGTAGAGATTTATTCATAA
- a CDS encoding TerC family protein codes for MELSILLEYGWILLVLIALEGLLAADNALVLAIMVKHLPEEQRKKALFYGLVGAFFFRFASLFAISFLVNVWQVQAIGAVYLLFIALNHIFRKVVVKKADDFTEKSKSEKKKSGFWTTVLKVELADIAFAVDSILAAVALAVALPDSGLPNIGGLDGGKFLVIFAGGLIGLIIMRFAANFFVKLLQSKPGLEIAAFLIVGWVGVKLAVYTLAHPDLAILSEGFAKSPEWKITFYVVLILIAVGGWFLSKEKSPQSQAE; via the coding sequence ATGGAACTATCTATCTTGTTAGAATATGGTTGGATCTTGTTAGTGCTGATCGCATTAGAAGGCTTATTAGCAGCAGACAATGCACTGGTCTTAGCCATTATGGTAAAACACTTACCAGAAGAACAAAGGAAAAAAGCGTTGTTTTACGGTTTAGTAGGTGCGTTCTTCTTCCGTTTCGCATCATTGTTTGCCATTTCATTCTTAGTCAACGTATGGCAGGTTCAAGCTATCGGAGCTGTATATCTTCTGTTCATCGCACTTAACCATATCTTCAGAAAAGTTGTAGTTAAAAAAGCAGATGATTTTACGGAAAAGTCTAAGTCTGAAAAGAAGAAATCTGGTTTTTGGACTACAGTATTAAAAGTTGAACTAGCTGATATCGCGTTTGCTGTGGATTCAATCCTAGCAGCTGTTGCATTAGCGGTGGCACTTCCCGATTCAGGTCTTCCGAACATCGGTGGTCTAGATGGCGGAAAGTTCTTAGTAATCTTTGCCGGTGGGTTGATCGGCCTAATCATCATGCGTTTTGCTGCTAACTTTTTTGTTAAGCTTTTACAATCGAAACCAGGTCTTGAAATTGCAGCCTTTCTTATCGTAGGTTGGGTTGGGGTTAAGTTGGCAGTATATACACTCGCACACCCTGACTTAGCAATCCTTTCTGAAGGTTTCGCAAAGTCACCAGAGTGGAAAATCACGTTTTATGTTGTTCTCATCTTGATCGCTGTTGGCGGTTGGTTTCTCTCTAAAGAAAAGTCACCACAATCACAAGCTGAATAA
- a CDS encoding LacI family DNA-binding transcriptional regulator — MVSIKDIAKQAGVSISTVSYALNGSPKVTKETSARILAIAKELNYIPSAAARSLKKRETKIIGIYLTNYSGAFYGQLLQGMMETLSENGYELIVCSGKESHRFLPERMIDGAIILDATYETKELLSHAERGHKLVVMDRRMDHPNISQVLLDNKAGATLAIDYLAEKGHRKICVVKGPDISFDARQRLEAVQKAVQRYSHIEYIEIDGDFNKHSGEEAGKKIHQDFTEPVGVFCLNDEMAIGMYNYFSRTDLRIGEDVHIIGFDNIEVSQYIQPRLATINYSKHKWGALASELLLNLIQKKQSPEHERINVSLIEGDSVRKR, encoded by the coding sequence TTGGTAAGTATTAAAGACATTGCAAAACAAGCCGGTGTTTCCATTTCCACGGTCTCCTATGCCTTGAACGGAAGTCCGAAAGTTACGAAGGAAACATCAGCACGAATATTGGCGATCGCTAAAGAACTCAATTATATCCCAAGCGCAGCTGCTCGATCACTGAAAAAACGAGAAACAAAAATCATTGGCATCTATTTAACGAACTATAGTGGTGCTTTTTATGGTCAGCTTCTGCAGGGGATGATGGAGACATTAAGCGAGAACGGCTATGAGCTTATCGTCTGCAGCGGGAAAGAATCACATCGCTTTCTTCCTGAGCGCATGATCGATGGCGCGATCATTCTAGATGCCACATATGAAACGAAAGAATTGTTAAGTCACGCGGAACGAGGACATAAGCTGGTCGTGATGGATCGAAGAATGGACCATCCGAACATCTCTCAAGTACTGCTTGATAATAAGGCTGGGGCTACACTCGCGATCGATTATTTAGCTGAAAAAGGTCATCGAAAGATCTGTGTTGTTAAAGGTCCCGATATCTCTTTTGATGCGAGGCAGCGGTTAGAAGCTGTACAGAAAGCGGTACAACGCTATTCGCATATTGAGTACATCGAAATCGATGGTGATTTTAACAAGCATTCAGGTGAAGAAGCAGGTAAGAAAATTCATCAAGACTTTACAGAGCCTGTAGGTGTGTTTTGTTTGAATGATGAGATGGCGATCGGTATGTATAATTATTTCAGCAGAACGGATCTTCGTATTGGTGAAGATGTTCATATAATCGGTTTTGATAATATTGAGGTGTCTCAATATATTCAACCGAGACTTGCGACGATCAACTATTCGAAGCATAAATGGGGAGCATTAGCTTCAGAACTGCTGCTGAATTTAATACAAAAAAAGCAAAGTCCTGAACATGAGAGAATCAACGTAAGCCTGATCGAAGGGGATTCCGTAAGAAAACGATAA
- a CDS encoding carbohydrate ABC transporter permease encodes MKSYSKTTPYLFIGPALLLLALFSLFPIVLALVISFTDIDLAGLADYSNISFIGIENYINIFKDPIFLKSIGNTVFYVVFGVPLVIACSLGIALLINFGTARIFKAFRLVFYMPSITNVVAVAVVWTYLYNPQFGLFNYLLGLVGIPAIPWLQDPTIAKGSLIALAVWRAIGVNMIIFLAALQGIPKTYYEAAQLDGANNWKQLTKITIPLLRYAIFFVSITTMIGWIQFFEEPFVMTNGGPLDSTTSVALFIYRNGFQLSNFGYAAAGSFVLFVTIIIITMIQFRLQKKDTDI; translated from the coding sequence ATGAAAAGCTATTCAAAAACGACTCCTTACCTCTTCATTGGACCAGCGCTTCTATTATTGGCTTTATTCTCTCTTTTTCCCATTGTTCTTGCATTGGTGATTAGTTTTACAGATATTGACCTAGCTGGACTTGCAGACTATTCAAATATTAGCTTTATTGGAATCGAAAACTATATAAATATCTTTAAAGATCCTATTTTTCTAAAATCAATCGGTAACACTGTCTTTTATGTAGTGTTTGGTGTTCCCCTCGTTATCGCATGTTCACTTGGTATCGCCCTTTTGATCAACTTCGGGACAGCACGTATCTTCAAGGCCTTTCGTCTTGTTTTTTATATGCCTTCGATCACAAACGTTGTGGCAGTAGCTGTTGTATGGACTTACCTATACAACCCACAGTTCGGTCTGTTCAACTATCTGCTTGGTCTTGTAGGCATTCCTGCTATTCCTTGGTTGCAGGATCCAACGATTGCTAAGGGATCTTTGATCGCATTAGCCGTTTGGCGCGCGATCGGTGTGAACATGATTATCTTCTTAGCTGCGTTACAAGGTATTCCGAAAACGTATTATGAAGCAGCTCAATTGGACGGTGCGAACAACTGGAAACAGCTTACGAAGATTACGATTCCTCTTCTTCGTTACGCTATTTTCTTCGTATCAATCACGACGATGATCGGATGGATTCAGTTCTTTGAAGAACCATTCGTTATGACGAACGGCGGACCGCTTGATAGCACTACTTCTGTTGCCCTCTTCATCTATCGCAACGGATTCCAGCTCAGCAACTTCGGTTATGCCGCCGCAGGATCTTTTGTCCTGTTTGTAACGATTATCATCATCACGATGATTCAGTTCCGATTGCAAAAGAAAGATACCGACATTTAG
- a CDS encoding sugar ABC transporter substrate-binding protein, producing MKKRWFKKSMVTSMVGALVLSGVLAGCSSGSEDGKTTITVWGMGEEAKSFPKIAEEFEKENPKIDVKVQALPWDQAHDKLLTAVASKKGPDVVQMGTTWIPEFASAGALKDLTPHVKDYPELDPKHFFEGSVETTKFEDKMVGVPWYVDTRLLYYRTDLLEKAGFKEAPKTWEELKEAADKLADRGKGKYGISIDAKEQSLSFMFARQNGAELLGPNNEPKFNDPKFVEAVEYLNSFYESGAAPKEELGMDIVQGFRGDGILPMFISGPWMIKLINDQAPELKGKWGTAVLPAKENNISALGGSNLSVFEHTKHEKEALKFAAYMSKPETQLKWMEMTNSLPATQKAWEDESLTGNEFYKAFGEQMEASQPMPVIKQWEEIAQSYLKSFEKIYRGGADVQKELDNFDKKAEEILKK from the coding sequence ATGAAAAAACGCTGGTTTAAAAAATCAATGGTTACGTCGATGGTTGGTGCACTTGTCCTATCTGGCGTATTAGCTGGCTGCTCTTCAGGTTCAGAAGATGGAAAAACAACAATTACGGTTTGGGGAATGGGTGAAGAAGCAAAATCATTTCCTAAGATCGCTGAAGAATTTGAAAAAGAAAATCCAAAGATTGATGTTAAAGTTCAAGCCCTTCCTTGGGATCAAGCACACGACAAGCTTTTAACAGCAGTTGCTTCTAAAAAAGGACCCGATGTTGTTCAGATGGGTACAACTTGGATTCCTGAATTTGCATCAGCTGGAGCATTAAAAGATTTAACACCTCATGTTAAAGACTACCCGGAACTTGATCCAAAACATTTCTTTGAAGGTTCTGTTGAAACGACTAAGTTTGAAGACAAAATGGTTGGTGTACCTTGGTACGTAGATACTCGCTTACTCTACTATCGTACAGATTTGCTTGAGAAAGCTGGATTTAAAGAAGCTCCAAAGACTTGGGAAGAGCTAAAGGAAGCTGCTGACAAGCTAGCTGACCGCGGAAAAGGTAAATACGGAATTTCAATCGATGCTAAAGAACAAAGCTTGTCCTTCATGTTCGCTCGCCAAAACGGCGCTGAACTATTAGGACCTAACAATGAACCTAAATTCAATGATCCAAAATTCGTTGAGGCGGTTGAGTACTTGAACAGCTTTTATGAAAGCGGAGCAGCTCCAAAAGAAGAACTTGGAATGGACATCGTTCAAGGCTTCCGTGGAGACGGTATCCTGCCTATGTTCATCAGCGGTCCTTGGATGATCAAACTGATCAACGACCAAGCTCCTGAGCTTAAAGGTAAATGGGGTACGGCTGTTCTTCCAGCAAAAGAAAACAACATTTCTGCACTTGGTGGATCTAACCTTTCTGTATTTGAACATACGAAGCACGAAAAAGAAGCGTTGAAATTCGCAGCATATATGAGTAAACCTGAAACACAATTAAAATGGATGGAGATGACGAACTCTCTTCCAGCAACACAAAAAGCATGGGAAGACGAATCACTAACTGGAAATGAATTTTACAAAGCGTTCGGTGAACAGATGGAAGCTTCACAACCGATGCCTGTTATTAAACAATGGGAAGAAATCGCTCAATCTTATTTGAAGAGTTTTGAGAAGATCTACAGAGGCGGGGCAGATGTTCAGAAGGAATTAGATAACTTTGATAAAAAGGCTGAAGAGATCTTAAAGAAATAA